Proteins encoded in a region of the Populus alba chromosome 13, ASM523922v2, whole genome shotgun sequence genome:
- the LOC118044037 gene encoding transcription factor UNE12 isoform X1, protein MAGNPPPEGLGDDFLEQILAVQPPGYGGGGEVMGSTSLPMMGLQLGSCAGNVGLLRSNANNNMGMMPLGLNLEHHGFLRQQQDDSGSSLDTNNSNNINNTSPSIKSARILGRDSVHMTSLFPTFGHLQIHSSIRPTPPPPGPPQIHQINSHPNPGAVSAVPQPPGIRPRVRARRGQATDPHSIAERLRRVRITERVKALQELVPTCNKTDRAAMLDEIVDYVKFLRLQIKVLSMSRLGAAGAVAQLVADVPLSLVQIKGEGNEGGANQQSWENWSNDDTEQEVAKLMEEDVGAAMQLLQSKALCIMPISLASAIFRARPPNASALINTESNTPS, encoded by the exons ATGGCAGGAAATCCTCCACCTGAAGGGTTGGGAGATGATTTCCTCGAGCAGATCTTGGCAGTGCAGCCACCTGGTTATGGTGGTGGTGGGGAGGTTATGGGGTCCACTAGCCTGCCCATGATGGGGCTGCAGTTAGGGTCTTGTGCTGGTAATGTTGGATTACTGAGGAGTAATGCTAATAATAACATGGGAATGATGCCTTTAGGGCTGAACTTAGAGCATCATGGGTTTTTAAGGCAACAACAAGATGATAGTGGTAGTTCCTTAGATACCAACAACAGCAATAATATCAATAACACTTCTCCTTCTATAAAATCTGCTCGAATCTTG GGGAGAGATTCGGTGCACATGACAAGCTTGTTTCCAACATTTGGACATCTGCAGATTCATTCATCGATCCGGCCTACACCACCTCCTCCTGGACCACCTCAAATTCACCAG ATTAATAGCCATCCAAATCCAGGAGCAGTTTCAGCTGTACCACAACCGCCTGGCATCCGGCCACGGGTGCGTGCAAGACGGGGGCAAGCCACGGATCCACACAGTATTGCTGAGAGG CTGCGAAGAGTAAGAATCACGGAGAGGGTGAAGGCGTTGCAAGAATTGGTTCCCACTTGCAACAAG ACAGACAGGGCAGCCATGCTTGATGAAATTGTGGACTATGTGAAGTTTCTAAGACTCCAAATCAAG GTTCTGAGCATGAGCAGACTAGGTGCAGCAGGCGCTGTGGCTCAGCTTGTAGCCGATGTACCATTGTCATTAGTTCAG ATTAAGGGAGAGGGCAATGAAGGAGGAGCCAATCAGCAATCTTGGGAAAATTGGTCAAATGATGACACTGAACAAGAAGTAGCTAAGTTAATGGAAGAAGACGTTGGAGCTGCCATGCAATTGCTTCAGTCCAAGGCACTCTGCATCATGCCCATATCGCTTGCTTCAGCAATCTTCCGAGCACGCCCACCTAACGCATCAGCGCTCATCAACACCGAATCGAACACCCCTTCATAA
- the LOC118044037 gene encoding transcription factor UNE12 isoform X2, whose protein sequence is MAGNPPPEGLGDDFLEQILAVQPPGYGGGGEVMGSTSLPMMGLQLGSCAGNVGLLRSNANNNMGMMPLGLNLEHHGFLRQQQDDSGSSLDTNNSNNINNTSPSIKSARILGRDSVHMTSLFPTFGHLQIHSSIRPTPPPPGPPQIHQINSHPNPGAVSAVPQPPGIRPRVRARRGQATDPHSIAERLRRVRITERVKALQELVPTCNKTDRAAMLDEIVDYVKFLRLQIKVLSMSRLGAAGAVAQLVADVPLSLVQGEGNEGGANQQSWENWSNDDTEQEVAKLMEEDVGAAMQLLQSKALCIMPISLASAIFRARPPNASALINTESNTPS, encoded by the exons ATGGCAGGAAATCCTCCACCTGAAGGGTTGGGAGATGATTTCCTCGAGCAGATCTTGGCAGTGCAGCCACCTGGTTATGGTGGTGGTGGGGAGGTTATGGGGTCCACTAGCCTGCCCATGATGGGGCTGCAGTTAGGGTCTTGTGCTGGTAATGTTGGATTACTGAGGAGTAATGCTAATAATAACATGGGAATGATGCCTTTAGGGCTGAACTTAGAGCATCATGGGTTTTTAAGGCAACAACAAGATGATAGTGGTAGTTCCTTAGATACCAACAACAGCAATAATATCAATAACACTTCTCCTTCTATAAAATCTGCTCGAATCTTG GGGAGAGATTCGGTGCACATGACAAGCTTGTTTCCAACATTTGGACATCTGCAGATTCATTCATCGATCCGGCCTACACCACCTCCTCCTGGACCACCTCAAATTCACCAG ATTAATAGCCATCCAAATCCAGGAGCAGTTTCAGCTGTACCACAACCGCCTGGCATCCGGCCACGGGTGCGTGCAAGACGGGGGCAAGCCACGGATCCACACAGTATTGCTGAGAGG CTGCGAAGAGTAAGAATCACGGAGAGGGTGAAGGCGTTGCAAGAATTGGTTCCCACTTGCAACAAG ACAGACAGGGCAGCCATGCTTGATGAAATTGTGGACTATGTGAAGTTTCTAAGACTCCAAATCAAG GTTCTGAGCATGAGCAGACTAGGTGCAGCAGGCGCTGTGGCTCAGCTTGTAGCCGATGTACCATTGTCATTAGTTCAG GGAGAGGGCAATGAAGGAGGAGCCAATCAGCAATCTTGGGAAAATTGGTCAAATGATGACACTGAACAAGAAGTAGCTAAGTTAATGGAAGAAGACGTTGGAGCTGCCATGCAATTGCTTCAGTCCAAGGCACTCTGCATCATGCCCATATCGCTTGCTTCAGCAATCTTCCGAGCACGCCCACCTAACGCATCAGCGCTCATCAACACCGAATCGAACACCCCTTCATAA